GCATATGAGTTGCTAGAGACATTTTCATCTCGCAGTTGCTGAATTGAGCAAATTGAGAGCGGCGTATCGAAGGGGCGCATGGAGGAGCGCTCGGATTCGCGGCTATCCGCAATCAAGACCTATCACGCATCTCTGTGGTTTTGAGTGACGCAACTTGCCACACTTGGTTGAATCGGAAAGATTCGTGCTGTCTATTGGCACTATTCTAGAGTTTTTTTATACAAATGTCATAGGCGCAGATCTGACAGGTGCGACATGCTGACACGAATGGCCAATTGCACCTCTTGGGCACTAATCGCGATACTCGAAGAATACAGGTCATGACCGGTTTCTGGGAGGAACCCTGAGATGGCAAAATCCATTCTCGTCGTCGATGATGAAGCCTCGATCGCCTTTGCTCTTGAGCATTTGATGAAGGCGGAGGGCTATGATGTAACGGTCGCCAAGGATGGCGACATGGCGATCAGCGAGGCAACCGCGCGGCATCCGGATCTGATCCTGCTCGACATCTCCCTGCCCGGTCGCGACGGCTATGACGTCTGCCAGACCCTGCGCGCTGAACCGGGCACCCATGACGTCAAGATTGTCATGATGAGGCGCCCGCAGCCGCGACATACGAGATCGAAAAGGGCCTTGCAGTCGGAGCGGATGCCTATCTGACCAAACCCTTCTCCATGTTCCTCCATCGTTGAGACGGTCCAGACCATTCTGGATGGCGACACGCATCATCCTGCATGCGCCTGAGCCCTGCCCGACACGCGCCTCGGAACCGGTGTTCCTCCCGACCCATCAGCGAAAAGCCCGCCATGACCAGACTGGAACGCCTTAGCCTGCGTGTTCGCATCTTTCTTTTCTTTGCCCTCATCACCGTCGCTTCTTGCGCGCTTCTCGTCCGCGGCGCTCAGTTTTTGCGCTCCAGCGCATAGGCCCAGAAGCCCTGCCTCATCTGGTGCTGTTCGGCGGCCTCACCTGCTTTGGCATCCTCTTCATCTCCGGCTGGGTCTGGCAGAAGTTCGATATCAACGTCGCCCAACCCATCGAACTGATCGTCAAGGATGTCCGCTCCCTGGTCCACGCCGGCGCACCACAACAGCTCGGCGACGAGACGGGCAAATATCTGGGCTTCCTCAATCCCGCAATCCGCGAAATTTCGGCAGCCCTCGTCGAGGCACGCGAGGAGACCGACGCCGAGGTTGCCAAGGCAACGGCCAGCGCCAGCAAACAGAAACGCCGCCTCGAAAGCGTCCTTCAGGAGCTTGATCAGGGCGTGCTGATCTGCAATCTCGACCACAAGATCCTGCTTTATAACCGCCGGGCCATGCAAATCCTCCATGTCTCGGGCGAGCTTGGGCTTGGTCGCTCGCTCTTCTCGGTGGTTTCGGCAGCCCCCTTCCGCCACGCCCTCGAAAGGCTCACCCACCGCTTCGAGCATGACCGCCACAAGCGCCACCGCGAAGGCCTCAGCCAGATGGTCATCTGCGCCACAGCCGATGGCCGCCCACACCTTGCAGGGCCGCGTCTCGCTGCTGCTTAATGAGGCCGAAACATCACCGAGCGGCTTCACCGTCACGTTCGAGGACGTCACCCGGCAATTGTCGGAAAATGTCGAGCGCGACCGTCTGTTGCAGGACCGCCCTCATTGAGCTGCGTCACCCCTGCCGCCAATCTGCGCGCCCACCGCCGAAATGCTCGCCAGCGGACTATGACCTCGCCCCCGACGTTCGACGCTCGCTTGAACAGATGGTCGCCACCGAAGCGGTCGCCCTGTCTGAGCGGATCGAAGAGCTCGATACCAAGGCACAGGACATGCTGGCAGGAGCCTGGCCGATGAGCGATGTCTATTCCGCCTCCCTCTTCAACTCGATCCTGCGCCGCAACAGCTCCGAAAAGCTGACACTTTCCTGCGAATTTGTCGGCGACCCTGTCTGGCTTCATTGCGACTCAGTCACCATCGTCGAACTGATCGAATTCATCCTGCGCAAGATCGCCGAGACTGAAGACGTCAAGGCCTTCCAGCTACAGGCAACACAGCAGGAGAAAAAGATTTATCTCGATGCCTTCTGGTACGGCGCCGACATCCTCAGCATCTCCCGCATCAATAGCTGGCTCGACGAACCGCTCGACCCGGATCTCGGAGCACTCAATGGCGGCGATGTTCTCAATCGGCACAAGACCGATTTCTGGTGTACACAGACGCCTGACGGCCGCATCCACTTGCGCCTCCCGCTGGCCCCGGCTCGCGACCATCACGATGACGCCCAGGAAGGACACCCGGCAGATGATCCCCGAGCGGCTCGAATTCTATGACTTCGATCTGATGGAACGCACCAACCTCGGCAGTCTTGAAGACACGCCGCTGCGAGACCTCGACTTTGTGGTCTTTGACACCGAAACCACCGGCCTTGATCCGTCAGGCGGCGACGAAATGATTTCGATTGCCGGGGTGCGCATCGTCAACGGGCGCATCATCAAAGGCGAGAGCTTCGACCAACTCATCCATCCGGGCCGCAGGATCCCGCCAGCCTCCACCAAAATCCACCACATCACTGACGACATGGTCGCCAATGCCCCCACGATTGAGGCGGTGCTGCCGCGTTTTCACACCTTTGTCGGAGACGCGGTACTCGTAGCCCACAATGCCGCCTTCGACATGAAATTCCTGACCATGAAGCAGGATGCGGCAGGGGTGCGCTTCGACAATCCGGTGCTCGACACGGTGCTGCTCGCCGCCCATCTGCAGGGGCAGACCTCCAGCCTCACGCTTGATGCCCTCGCAGAGCAGTTTGGCATCGAGATCCCACCCGAAGTGCGCCACACGGCCCTTGGCGATTCCCTCGCGACAGCTGAAGTGCTACTCAAACTGATCGACCTGCTTGAAGCCTCCGGGGTCAAAACCCTGCATCAGGCCATTGAAATCGAACAGAAGGCCGTCGCCATCCGCCGCCAGCAAGCCAAATACTAGCTCTTGAGAAATTTGAGCAGACGTCCGTCAATGGCGGCAAGGCCAACCCCAATCAACGCCATCCCGACAAAATGGATAGGCTGAAGCCGCTCATCAAGCAGCAGCGCACCCAGAAGGATCGCAGTAACGGGGATGAGGAACGTCACCAATAACAAGTTGGTCGCCCCCGCTCGAGCCAGCAGCTGGAAATAGAAGATATAGGCGAGCGCGGTGGAAATGAGCGCCAATGCCACCACCGCTGCCATGACGTCGAACGACGGCAGAGGCAAAGTCCAGGGCGCATCAAAGATGAGCGCTACGGGAAGCAGAACGATACTCGCCCCGGTAACTTGCCCGGCGGCAACCACGACCGGATCCGTGCCGAACGCCTTGAACCGCCTTCCGAACACCCCGGCAAAGGCATAAGAAAGTGTCGCCCCAACAATGGCAAGCTGCGCAAGGATGTGTGTCCCGAGACCGGACAGGGCATCAAGGCCGATCATGACGGCAACCCCGAGAAACCCAATCGCCACACCGATCAGCTTGCGACTGCTCAGCCTCTCATCCTCCAACAGCATTCCGGCCACCAGCACTGTGAACAGGGGCGTCGATGCATTGAGGATCGAGGCAA
The sequence above is drawn from the uncultured Cohaesibacter sp. genome and encodes:
- a CDS encoding response regulator, whose amino-acid sequence is MAKSILVVDDEASIAFALEHLMKAEGYDVTVAKDGDMAISEATARHPDLILLDISLPGRDGYDVCQTLRAEPGTHDVKIVMMRRPQPRHTRSKRALQSERMPI
- a CDS encoding PAS domain-containing protein; this translates as MRASRPRRSVFALQRIGPEALPHLVLFGGLTCFGILFISGWVWQKFDINVAQPIELIVKDVRSLVHAGAPQQLGDETGKYLGFLNPAIREISAALVEAREETDAEVAKATASASKQKRRLESVLQELDQGVLICNLDHKILLYNRRAMQILHVSGELGLGRSLFSVVSAAPFRHALERLTHRFEHDRHKRHREGLSQMVICATADGRPHLAGPRLAAA
- a CDS encoding 3'-5' exonuclease — encoded protein: MTPRKDTRQMIPERLEFYDFDLMERTNLGSLEDTPLRDLDFVVFDTETTGLDPSGGDEMISIAGVRIVNGRIIKGESFDQLIHPGRRIPPASTKIHHITDDMVANAPTIEAVLPRFHTFVGDAVLVAHNAAFDMKFLTMKQDAAGVRFDNPVLDTVLLAAHLQGQTSSLTLDALAEQFGIEIPPEVRHTALGDSLATAEVLLKLIDLLEASGVKTLHQAIEIEQKAVAIRRQQAKY
- a CDS encoding DMT family transporter; this translates as MTTKVKPNVAAIKQTMGSVEWSILLLLSVLWGGSFLFISVAVQELPTLTIVFVRVLLAAVALWLFILLTGRALPKGRDIWLAFLGMGLLNNAIPFCLIVFGQHSIASGLASILNASTPLFTVLVAGMLLEDERLSSRKLIGVAIGFLGVAVMIGLDALSGLGTHILAQLAIVGATLSYAFAGVFGRRFKAFGTDPVVVAAGQVTGASIVLLPVALIFDAPWTLPLPSFDVMAAVVALALISTALAYIFYFQLLARAGATNLLLVTFLIPVTAILLGALLLDERLQPIHFVGMALIGVGLAAIDGRLLKFLKS